Proteins from a single region of Stigmatella erecta:
- a CDS encoding DUF4258 domain-containing protein, with translation MQTETAYSLGGFHLTQHARERAAERGIRLEAAEIVLMFGSWILGERGYHYSLKGVRRNRTVPPGLWNEARQVVVVVDHYGNIPTIYSAERS, from the coding sequence ATGCAAACGGAAACGGCTTACTCCCTGGGAGGCTTCCACCTGACCCAGCACGCTCGCGAACGGGCAGCAGAGAGAGGCATCCGACTGGAGGCCGCGGAGATCGTCCTCATGTTCGGCAGCTGGATCTTGGGGGAGCGCGGCTACCACTACTCCCTCAAGGGAGTGCGCCGGAACAGGACGGTGCCTCCCGGCCTCTGGAACGAAGCGCGCCAGGTGGTGGTCGTCGTCGATCACTACGGCAACATCCCCACGATCTATTCAGCGGAGCGAAGCTAA
- a CDS encoding SDR family NAD(P)-dependent oxidoreductase has translation MCCKVVLITGASSSIGKACAELRTAEGHIVYGTSRRPSVTPTKCRMLGMDVTRDDSVQRAVATVLTEVGNIDAVVNNAGYALAGSIERTPPSRRRSSNSTPTSWAPCASARPCSRPCVHWPRDSSLTSASKPP, from the coding sequence ATGTGCTGCAAGGTCGTCCTCATCACGGGAGCCTCGTCCAGCATTGGCAAGGCCTGCGCCGAGTTGCGGACGGCGGAAGGCCACATCGTCTATGGAACGAGCCGCAGGCCCTCCGTCACGCCCACCAAGTGCCGGATGCTGGGGATGGACGTCACCCGGGACGACTCGGTCCAGCGCGCAGTGGCGACGGTCCTCACCGAGGTCGGCAACATCGACGCCGTGGTGAACAACGCCGGCTATGCCCTGGCGGGTTCCATCGAGAGGACACCACCATCGAGGAGGCGCAGCAGCAACTCGACACCAACTTCATGGGCGCCGTGCGCTTCTGCAAGGCCGTGCTCCCGTCCATGCGTGCACTGGCCGCGGGACTCATCATTAACGTCAGCATCCAAGCCACCGTGA
- a CDS encoding CHAT domain-containing protein, translated as MPQLEADLVKSLEEYVMYRLSEARRRKSSLLWTPGSNPVTAVVEALADYVSSLQRSPSQPEAMVDEAAQLLLREEPSITDATLSETVEDLALRIRERLAQQKFSIKTRNELGLVFVLEVVRRLTLLGALSSSACAALTLSVNTLDDATAQSMSGVIYSRSLRPLLLFQLSEVAMCLQEGVRHTDLILRSKHAVMGLTETKTTLPGASIDRMRELARDLKKRIQETHDGPGPGPCPDGSPATARRQAGRTFQLGQLKETEAYVSLPLLRSQLLRALGHLLVKGLRGAQAAALEEAFGCFAQACDALRGLGQWEAAAQAAVCATECLDRLVQSPSDSAKWREALVRLLDYGADQNAWVLSCPLHEPQRHRYAKLLKAAIALPLSWAPFLDRSDPPAPSEESQREEPPLLDRIQKLGDEALIYLRLMSKEDAGDSWLALNLGWAAWVRFRVLLSFIQGALYQHAEPKAAERSMDKWRERVRGALSQNLIDSFLSALEGAQSAVWSAEHQLEVAHGVLGGEALLLSSSRFQEVLLSFLDLMAEIRQEFTTAQLTKLQELLNRLDATGLPIRSLLKLVKAEPTVLGRATYRNFPLGSACEYFEKRLEVLNREVATPYLSASERLLLSSWISHLLMNLRMSTDDLRELPPARALALLDASGASSFRAETLLYGRGEAGSYPEYTNYLAEDMVGAVERDASSVKPEEKASTAGLFSNLHDARHELDLWGRLTMIIEASQESPYVREVFKPRLTEASHRIWAFPPTYPLDQITLRTGARPEDITQTEKAIVVRMEMLRELPRSHEHLERARNWLGQAVDLLLAEGLIPHREPAPLATAERVEDWLAAHPTCAIVVPGTFPECARPLSVFFHSEGSVTRHQLGTNAEKELRERIEALPTFMKLTEAMGEDQREVSKTSWAHLAGAFQQFSDVFTNWSRDLADLLERHGLREVLFLLRGREFVYIPWEELRTAPGGPRLGERFAIGYLNTLAPVPAPVSGEVARQGVLQLHGDGVSLNQMKMARFFQEALVRDGAGKPPLSGSEARDARRFQEELRSASRLRLFLHGHHDQLNPESDRITLVDAERAEERVNLQAEVLRSLPLAGVECVELWACEGSAHGRSLGEHGAIEAPEDLSTSFLLAGARRVLASLWHVPALPSALLMERFALLVHEGIGEATALARARSECRAAFEPGGLVEREMEARVAPRLTALATESTAVSDEQLLSVLEPALNEALQLLREGWRVKPATAPQSIPELSQAMGRLIKYSAPRPERLAAELRTDPEAVGRIIRDWLSNFRNPMCWAGWRIIVRGLEDWRP; from the coding sequence ATGCCCCAGCTGGAGGCCGACCTCGTGAAAAGCCTTGAAGAGTATGTGATGTACCGTCTGAGCGAGGCGAGACGAAGGAAGAGCTCGCTCTTGTGGACCCCAGGGTCCAATCCGGTCACCGCCGTGGTGGAAGCCCTGGCGGACTACGTGTCCAGTCTGCAGAGGAGCCCCTCACAGCCTGAAGCGATGGTGGACGAGGCCGCCCAACTACTCCTGAGAGAAGAGCCAAGCATCACGGATGCCACCCTGTCCGAGACCGTTGAGGACCTAGCCCTGCGCATCCGGGAGCGTCTCGCCCAGCAGAAGTTCTCCATCAAGACGCGCAACGAGCTGGGCCTGGTGTTCGTCCTGGAGGTTGTCCGTCGGCTCACGCTGCTGGGAGCACTGTCCTCTTCGGCCTGCGCGGCGCTCACGCTGTCCGTCAACACGCTCGACGACGCTACTGCCCAGAGCATGAGCGGCGTCATCTACTCCCGCTCCCTGCGCCCCCTGCTCCTCTTCCAGTTGTCGGAAGTGGCCATGTGCCTCCAAGAGGGGGTGCGCCATACAGACCTGATCCTCCGCTCCAAGCATGCCGTGATGGGCCTGACGGAGACGAAAACGACACTGCCAGGCGCCTCCATCGATCGGATGCGTGAGCTGGCGCGAGACCTCAAGAAGCGCATCCAGGAGACCCACGATGGACCCGGTCCAGGCCCCTGCCCGGATGGAAGTCCCGCCACGGCACGTCGACAAGCTGGGCGCACCTTCCAGCTCGGTCAGCTCAAGGAGACCGAGGCCTATGTCTCCCTGCCACTCTTGAGAAGCCAGCTCCTCCGGGCGCTCGGTCATCTTCTGGTGAAGGGCCTGCGAGGAGCGCAGGCCGCGGCCCTCGAGGAGGCCTTCGGGTGCTTCGCTCAGGCCTGTGATGCACTCCGGGGGTTGGGGCAATGGGAAGCTGCGGCCCAGGCCGCGGTCTGTGCCACGGAGTGTCTCGACCGGTTGGTTCAGAGCCCGAGCGACTCGGCGAAGTGGCGTGAGGCGCTGGTCCGGCTGCTTGATTACGGTGCCGATCAGAATGCCTGGGTACTGAGTTGCCCGCTGCACGAGCCTCAGCGTCACCGGTACGCCAAGCTCCTCAAAGCCGCCATAGCGCTGCCCTTGAGCTGGGCCCCCTTCCTGGACCGGAGTGATCCGCCTGCGCCCTCTGAAGAGAGCCAACGGGAAGAGCCACCCCTGCTCGACCGCATCCAGAAGCTTGGTGATGAAGCGCTCATCTATCTCAGGCTCATGAGCAAGGAGGACGCTGGAGACTCCTGGTTGGCCCTCAACCTCGGGTGGGCCGCGTGGGTGCGGTTCCGAGTATTGCTCTCATTCATCCAAGGCGCGCTGTATCAGCACGCGGAGCCGAAGGCCGCTGAGCGCTCGATGGACAAGTGGCGGGAGCGGGTACGGGGCGCCCTGAGCCAGAACCTCATCGACTCATTCCTCTCTGCACTGGAAGGGGCTCAGAGTGCAGTGTGGAGCGCGGAGCATCAGCTTGAGGTGGCTCACGGGGTGTTGGGTGGAGAGGCCTTGCTCCTGTCGTCCTCCCGCTTCCAGGAGGTCTTGCTCTCCTTCCTCGATCTGATGGCGGAGATCCGGCAGGAGTTCACGACCGCGCAGCTCACGAAGCTGCAAGAACTCCTGAACCGCCTCGATGCCACGGGGCTTCCCATCCGCTCCCTACTGAAGCTCGTCAAGGCCGAGCCCACGGTGTTGGGCCGGGCCACCTACCGCAACTTCCCCCTCGGATCAGCATGTGAGTACTTCGAGAAACGCTTGGAGGTGCTCAACCGGGAGGTGGCCACCCCCTACCTCTCCGCCTCTGAACGGCTGCTGCTCTCGAGCTGGATCTCCCACCTCCTCATGAATCTCCGGATGTCGACGGACGATCTCAGGGAGCTGCCGCCAGCCCGAGCGCTCGCGTTGCTCGATGCGAGCGGGGCCTCGTCGTTCCGTGCCGAGACCCTGCTCTACGGGCGAGGAGAAGCGGGATCGTACCCCGAATACACAAACTATCTGGCCGAAGACATGGTGGGGGCCGTGGAGCGGGATGCCAGTAGCGTGAAGCCCGAGGAGAAAGCGTCGACGGCCGGCCTGTTCTCCAATCTGCATGACGCCCGGCATGAGCTCGACCTCTGGGGACGGCTCACCATGATCATCGAAGCCAGCCAGGAGTCCCCTTACGTGCGCGAGGTGTTCAAGCCCCGGCTGACCGAAGCGAGCCACCGTATCTGGGCGTTTCCTCCCACGTATCCTCTCGATCAAATCACCCTGAGAACGGGAGCCCGTCCGGAAGACATCACCCAGACAGAGAAAGCCATTGTCGTGCGGATGGAGATGCTGCGGGAGCTGCCGAGGAGCCATGAGCACCTGGAGCGTGCGCGCAACTGGCTGGGCCAGGCAGTGGATCTGCTCCTGGCCGAGGGACTCATTCCCCACCGCGAGCCTGCCCCGCTGGCGACGGCCGAGCGCGTGGAGGACTGGCTCGCGGCTCACCCTACGTGCGCCATCGTCGTACCCGGGACTTTCCCCGAGTGTGCCAGACCCCTGAGCGTCTTCTTCCACTCGGAGGGAAGCGTCACCCGGCACCAGCTCGGGACGAACGCGGAGAAGGAGTTGCGAGAGCGGATCGAGGCGCTCCCCACCTTCATGAAGCTGACCGAAGCCATGGGGGAGGACCAGCGTGAGGTCAGTAAGACGAGCTGGGCCCATCTCGCTGGAGCCTTCCAGCAGTTCAGTGACGTGTTCACGAACTGGAGCCGGGACTTGGCGGACCTGCTGGAGCGGCATGGCCTCCGTGAGGTGCTCTTCCTGCTGCGAGGCCGGGAGTTCGTCTACATCCCCTGGGAAGAGCTGCGCACGGCTCCAGGGGGACCTCGGCTCGGAGAGCGCTTCGCCATTGGCTACCTGAACACTCTGGCCCCGGTTCCAGCGCCTGTGTCCGGGGAAGTGGCCCGGCAAGGAGTGCTCCAGCTCCATGGAGATGGTGTCTCCCTGAATCAGATGAAGATGGCGCGCTTCTTCCAGGAGGCGCTCGTGCGGGACGGCGCGGGCAAGCCTCCGCTCTCAGGCAGTGAGGCACGCGATGCACGCCGCTTCCAAGAGGAACTGCGCTCCGCGAGCCGCCTGCGCTTGTTCCTGCATGGGCATCATGACCAGCTGAACCCGGAGTCGGACCGCATCACGCTGGTGGACGCGGAGCGCGCCGAGGAGCGCGTGAATCTGCAGGCAGAGGTGTTGCGCAGCCTGCCGCTGGCGGGAGTCGAGTGCGTGGAGCTGTGGGCCTGCGAAGGATCCGCACACGGCCGCAGCCTCGGAGAGCACGGCGCGATTGAGGCGCCGGAGGATCTCTCCACCTCCTTCCTGCTGGCGGGTGCCCGCCGGGTGCTGGCCTCTCTGTGGCACGTCCCTGCCCTGCCGAGCGCACTGCTGATGGAGCGGTTCGCCCTCCTGGTGCACGAGGGGATTGGCGAGGCTACAGCGCTGGCACGGGCTCGCTCCGAGTGCCGCGCGGCCTTCGAGCCAGGCGGCCTCGTTGAACGGGAAATGGAAGCCCGGGTGGCCCCCCGACTCACGGCCCTGGCCACAGAGTCCACGGCGGTGAGTGACGAGCAGCTCCTGAGCGTGCTTGAGCCTGCGTTGAACGAAGCGCTCCAACTGCTCCGGGAAGGGTGGCGCGTCAAGCCGGCAACAGCCCCGCAGTCCATCCCAGAGCTGTCTCAGGCCATGGGGCGGCTCATCAAGTACTCGGCCCCACGGCCGGAGCGACTGGCCGCGGAGCTGCGTACAGACCCCGAGGCTGTTGGACGCATCATCAGAGACTGGCTGAGCAACTTCCGCAATCCGATGTGCTGGGCCGGCTGGCGCATCATCGTTCGCGGACTGGAGGACTGGCGCCCATGA
- a CDS encoding trifunctional serine/threonine-protein kinase/ATP-binding protein/sensor histidine kinase, producing the protein MSLLAGYQLEATLHDGARSTLLRARRLRDDCPVILKVPKSDYLDRRRVLELRREYAIMRMLPAEHVVRALGVEEFPDRVVLILEDFGGMSLKHVLVEHRKLAAAEFLGYALKLAVALDEIHRRNIIHKDIKPHNVIVNTASGLLKLADFSSASSIAHEDGAASSSPDTSGTLAYMAPEQTGRMSLGIDYRADYYALGATFYEMLVGSRPFTTQDPLELVHAHLAKTPPAPHEVEPAVPRALSQLVMKLLAKSPEDRYQSARGLMADLEECQRRLRDNGILESFELGRVDRQRAFHLPQRVYGRSSQVASLLDAYEGIVTGKRALVLVTGWAGVGKTSVINELNPHILASRGRFIGGKCDQLIRGTPFAPFVQAIAALIQQLLAERAEAGEWARRIHESLGANVAVLAEAVPEVQHLLGAQPAPTPLLTTESRNRLHFVLQRFLQVFAGAGRPLVLFLDDLQWADSATLSFLQGLALSEEFGHLLLVGTYRDHEVSAGHPLSIMLGELEAAHAPVQRIHLPALEPDDVAAMLCESLGTDLETTRPLARLVQAKTSGNPLFIKEFLRFLHANHLLTFDERSLAWSWELARIEDHPLPDNVAELMTGGIRALPAETMNALRVAACLGGQFDFHSLVVALAQPAKAVAAALWTAVERGLVVPLHPDYRLLDPVLKQALPQELNALFRFLHDRVRQAAYSLLPEPERAATHVDIGLRLFHDARTAGRLDESLFAILSHLDFAPGRVQGEALRLQLANLHLTAGRQAKASGAYRSACELFQGGIAFLAANAWEQERPLTFAVHLELAECYSLVGEREEAAAGFMDLLQRARGKVEQASIYAIRANLACDSGQHAMGIRIGLEGLRIFGIQITETPNSAAVGAALATFTQQLGNRAPKDLLELPTVQDPEAQSAVVLLSVILSSSYQTNPNLLALLVLQLLSLSLEHGNSPLSAFGYATYGIILCTALDNPEVGYEFGQLAIALAERFKSPLLHARTRYVSAAFISHWTRSFHLGLAELTEAYKSMLENGERTHAYHCISLRQHQRLSAGAPLQELCAEDEKFLDLLANKDPGTYLGLLEKYRFVLALMGKEVPEFSDLGNESSTIRTGFDITRAEWSYTFGDYEKALAHAEAAASSIHFLAGQDQMVRHTFIHALAMTACYASTDSERRRQFRDTLAVYEALMRKRASRCAENYGQQALLVSAEIARIDGRNAEAQELYDQAIEAARGGRFLSEEARANELAFRFHLVLGRRTIADAYLIETLYAYERWGATGKVNELARTHAQRLLPWRLRATGPRPGALVSDGGAAPHGKSENAGDFASEALDLATVVKASQAISSEIKLTHLLDKLIRIAIENVGAQRGLLVLRRGEDFFVEVEGGEVSQQEPILLSESTRLCQAVAYSVLRTNAPVLLDDAFSQGAFTSDPYICENRLRSLLCAPIVHQGRITGLFYLENNRTAGAFTAARLDVLRMLSGQTAISIENARLYERLEEYSRTLENRVAERTVALNTANVDLRHALDSMKAMQERIVLQEKLASLGTLTAGIAHEIRNPLNFVTNFAELAHIAAGELRDALQGQPLSAEARQEADTLLADIATWSQIVCKHGERANQIVNKMEKHSRGSSGSRQEANVNLLVREALEIVQHDSNDKQKGLKVEVETSFDPAHPQVSVVPEDISRVLINLLNNAFFAARQRGTEKGASRQPWVWVTTQDLEDRVEIRIRDNGSGISKAVLSKLFTPFFTTKPPGEGTGLGLSISHDIVVKGHGGELRVQSEEGQYAEFVVLLPKVPAA; encoded by the coding sequence ATGAGCCTGCTTGCTGGCTACCAACTGGAGGCCACCCTCCACGACGGAGCCCGTTCGACGCTCCTGCGTGCCCGGCGGCTGAGGGACGACTGCCCCGTCATCCTCAAGGTCCCCAAGTCGGACTATCTGGATCGACGCCGCGTGCTAGAACTGCGGCGTGAATACGCCATCATGCGAATGCTGCCCGCAGAGCATGTGGTGCGCGCCTTGGGGGTGGAGGAGTTTCCGGATCGGGTGGTGCTGATTCTGGAGGACTTCGGCGGGATGTCGCTGAAGCACGTCCTTGTTGAGCATCGCAAGCTCGCCGCCGCCGAGTTTCTCGGCTACGCCCTCAAGCTGGCGGTGGCCCTGGACGAGATCCACCGCCGCAACATCATCCACAAGGACATCAAGCCCCATAACGTCATCGTGAACACCGCGTCCGGGTTGCTGAAGCTCGCGGACTTCTCGAGCGCCTCGTCCATCGCGCACGAGGATGGCGCCGCCTCCAGCAGCCCCGACACGAGCGGCACGCTCGCGTACATGGCGCCGGAGCAGACCGGACGGATGAGCCTGGGTATCGACTACCGGGCCGACTACTACGCGCTGGGTGCCACCTTCTACGAGATGCTGGTGGGCTCCCGGCCCTTCACCACTCAGGATCCGCTGGAACTCGTCCATGCTCATCTGGCGAAGACGCCGCCCGCTCCCCACGAGGTGGAGCCTGCAGTGCCGCGCGCCCTGTCGCAACTGGTGATGAAGCTGCTCGCTAAGAGCCCCGAGGACCGATACCAGAGCGCCCGCGGGCTGATGGCCGACCTGGAGGAGTGCCAGCGGCGCCTGCGTGACAACGGCATCCTGGAATCCTTCGAGCTTGGACGGGTGGACCGGCAGCGGGCCTTCCACCTGCCACAGCGGGTGTACGGGCGCTCATCACAGGTGGCCTCCCTGCTCGATGCCTACGAGGGCATCGTCACCGGCAAGCGCGCTCTCGTGCTGGTGACGGGCTGGGCGGGCGTGGGCAAGACGTCCGTCATCAACGAGCTGAACCCGCACATCCTGGCGAGCCGGGGCCGCTTCATCGGTGGCAAGTGCGACCAGCTCATCCGCGGAACCCCGTTTGCGCCGTTCGTGCAGGCGATTGCCGCGCTCATCCAGCAGCTCCTAGCGGAGCGGGCGGAGGCCGGGGAGTGGGCCCGCCGAATCCACGAGAGCCTGGGCGCCAACGTGGCGGTTCTGGCCGAGGCGGTCCCCGAGGTCCAACACCTCCTTGGTGCCCAGCCGGCGCCCACGCCGCTGCTCACCACCGAGTCACGCAATCGGCTGCACTTCGTCCTCCAGCGCTTCCTCCAGGTGTTCGCCGGCGCGGGCCGCCCGCTGGTTCTCTTCCTCGATGACCTGCAGTGGGCCGACAGCGCAACCCTGTCGTTCCTTCAGGGCCTCGCGCTGAGCGAGGAGTTCGGACATCTCCTCCTGGTTGGCACCTACCGCGACCACGAGGTCAGCGCGGGGCATCCTCTGTCCATCATGCTGGGTGAGCTGGAGGCGGCCCATGCCCCGGTGCAGCGGATCCACCTCCCGGCGCTGGAGCCAGATGATGTGGCAGCCATGCTCTGCGAGTCGCTGGGGACGGACCTGGAGACAACCCGGCCGCTCGCGCGCTTGGTGCAGGCCAAGACGTCAGGAAACCCCCTCTTCATCAAGGAGTTTCTGCGCTTCCTCCACGCCAACCACCTGCTTACCTTCGACGAGCGCTCGCTCGCTTGGAGTTGGGAGCTCGCGCGGATTGAAGACCACCCGCTGCCGGACAACGTGGCGGAGTTGATGACCGGCGGCATCCGCGCGCTCCCTGCCGAGACGATGAACGCGCTGCGGGTGGCCGCTTGTCTCGGGGGCCAGTTCGACTTCCACTCGCTGGTGGTCGCGCTGGCGCAGCCGGCGAAGGCCGTCGCTGCCGCGCTCTGGACCGCCGTGGAGCGGGGCCTCGTGGTGCCCCTTCACCCCGACTACCGCCTGCTCGACCCGGTGCTGAAACAGGCGCTGCCCCAGGAACTGAACGCGCTGTTTCGCTTCCTGCACGACCGAGTGCGCCAGGCGGCGTACTCGCTCTTGCCTGAGCCGGAGAGGGCTGCGACGCACGTGGACATCGGCCTGCGCCTGTTCCATGACGCGCGGACGGCGGGCCGGCTTGACGAGAGCCTCTTCGCCATCCTCTCCCACCTGGACTTCGCCCCTGGCCGGGTTCAGGGAGAGGCGCTTCGCCTGCAACTGGCCAACCTGCACCTGACTGCGGGGCGCCAGGCCAAGGCCTCGGGCGCGTACCGCAGCGCGTGCGAGCTGTTTCAGGGGGGCATCGCCTTTCTTGCTGCCAATGCCTGGGAGCAGGAGCGCCCGCTCACCTTCGCGGTGCACTTGGAGCTGGCCGAGTGCTACTCCCTCGTGGGCGAGCGCGAGGAGGCGGCGGCCGGGTTCATGGATCTGCTCCAGCGCGCCCGTGGCAAGGTGGAGCAGGCTAGCATCTACGCCATACGGGCCAACCTGGCCTGCGACAGTGGCCAGCACGCGATGGGCATCCGCATCGGGCTGGAGGGACTCCGCATCTTCGGCATTCAGATTACCGAGACGCCTAACTCCGCCGCTGTGGGAGCAGCGCTGGCCACCTTCACGCAGCAGCTCGGAAACCGTGCGCCGAAGGATCTCCTGGAACTGCCCACGGTGCAAGACCCCGAGGCCCAGTCCGCGGTGGTGCTCCTGTCGGTCATCCTGTCCTCCTCGTACCAGACAAATCCCAACCTGCTGGCCCTGCTCGTCCTTCAGCTGCTGAGCCTGTCACTGGAGCACGGCAACAGCCCGCTCTCGGCCTTCGGCTACGCCACCTACGGCATCATCCTCTGCACCGCGCTCGATAACCCCGAGGTCGGCTACGAGTTCGGCCAGCTCGCCATCGCGCTGGCCGAGCGCTTCAAGAGCCCGCTGCTGCACGCGCGGACGCGCTATGTGAGCGCTGCCTTCATCTCCCACTGGACGCGCAGCTTTCACCTAGGGCTGGCCGAACTCACCGAGGCCTACAAGAGCATGCTGGAGAACGGTGAGCGGACCCACGCCTACCACTGCATCAGCCTCCGCCAGCACCAGCGGCTGTCCGCAGGCGCGCCACTGCAGGAGCTGTGCGCCGAGGACGAGAAGTTCCTGGACCTGCTCGCGAACAAGGACCCGGGCACGTACCTCGGCTTGCTGGAGAAGTACCGCTTCGTCCTGGCGCTCATGGGGAAGGAAGTCCCCGAGTTTTCCGACTTGGGCAACGAAAGCTCGACCATCCGAACAGGGTTCGACATCACGCGCGCGGAGTGGAGCTACACCTTCGGAGATTACGAGAAGGCCCTGGCCCACGCCGAGGCAGCGGCCTCCTCCATCCACTTCCTGGCGGGACAGGATCAGATGGTGCGGCACACCTTCATCCACGCGCTGGCGATGACCGCCTGCTATGCCAGCACGGACTCCGAGCGCCGCCGCCAATTCCGGGACACGCTGGCGGTCTATGAGGCGCTGATGCGCAAGCGCGCTAGCCGGTGCGCGGAGAACTACGGACAGCAGGCGCTCCTCGTTTCGGCAGAGATCGCCCGTATCGATGGTCGGAACGCCGAGGCGCAGGAACTGTACGACCAGGCCATAGAGGCGGCGCGCGGCGGCAGATTCCTCTCGGAGGAGGCGCGGGCCAACGAGCTCGCCTTCCGCTTCCACCTGGTCCTGGGCCGCCGCACCATCGCGGATGCGTATCTTATCGAGACGCTCTACGCCTATGAGCGTTGGGGCGCGACCGGCAAGGTGAACGAGCTGGCACGCACGCATGCCCAACGGCTACTCCCCTGGCGGCTGCGTGCTACTGGCCCGCGCCCTGGCGCACTGGTTTCGGATGGGGGGGCCGCTCCCCATGGCAAGAGCGAGAACGCTGGGGACTTCGCCTCTGAGGCCTTGGACCTCGCCACCGTGGTCAAGGCGTCGCAGGCCATCTCCAGTGAAATCAAGCTCACCCACCTCCTTGACAAGCTGATACGCATCGCCATCGAGAACGTGGGGGCCCAGCGTGGTCTGCTCGTGCTCCGGCGAGGCGAGGACTTCTTCGTGGAGGTGGAGGGCGGCGAGGTTTCCCAGCAGGAGCCCATCCTCCTCTCGGAGTCCACCCGGCTGTGCCAGGCGGTGGCCTACTCCGTGCTGCGTACCAATGCCCCCGTGCTGTTGGACGATGCCTTCTCCCAGGGGGCCTTCACGAGCGATCCATACATATGCGAGAACCGTCTGCGCTCGCTGTTATGCGCCCCCATCGTCCATCAGGGGCGTATCACTGGCCTGTTCTACCTGGAGAACAACCGGACCGCCGGGGCCTTCACTGCGGCCCGCCTCGACGTGCTCCGGATGCTCTCTGGCCAGACCGCCATCTCCATCGAGAATGCCCGCCTCTACGAGCGGCTGGAGGAGTACAGCCGGACGCTGGAAAACCGCGTGGCCGAGCGGACCGTCGCGCTGAACACCGCCAACGTCGACCTGCGCCATGCGCTCGACAGCATGAAGGCGATGCAGGAGCGCATCGTCCTCCAAGAGAAGCTCGCCTCGCTCGGCACACTCACTGCGGGTATCGCCCACGAGATCAGGAACCCGCTCAACTTCGTGACCAACTTCGCCGAGTTGGCCCACATAGCGGCCGGGGAACTGAGGGACGCACTTCAAGGGCAGCCGCTATCAGCGGAGGCACGTCAGGAGGCTGATACCCTCCTGGCGGACATCGCTACATGGTCGCAAATCGTCTGCAAACACGGTGAGCGCGCCAATCAAATCGTGAACAAGATGGAGAAGCACTCTCGCGGCTCAAGTGGCAGCCGCCAAGAGGCGAATGTGAACCTGCTCGTGCGCGAGGCGCTGGAAATCGTACAGCACGACTCCAATGACAAGCAGAAGGGACTCAAGGTTGAGGTGGAAACATCCTTCGATCCCGCGCACCCGCAGGTGAGCGTCGTGCCCGAGGACATCAGCCGCGTGCTGATCAACCTGCTGAACAATGCCTTCTTTGCGGCTCGCCAGCGGGGGACAGAGAAAGGCGCCTCGCGCCAGCCATGGGTGTGGGTGACCACCCAGGACTTGGAAGATCGAGTGGAGATCCGCATCCGGGATAACGGTTCCGGCATTTCCAAGGCGGTGCTGAGCAAGCTGTTCACTCCGTTCTTCACCACCAAGCCCCCCGGGGAGGGGACAGGGCTTGGCCTGTCCATCAGCCACGACATCGTGGTGAAGGGGCATGGCGGCGAGCTCCGCGTGCAGAGCGAAGAGGGGCAATATGCGGAGTTCGTCGTCTTACTACCGAAGGTGCCCGCCGCGTGA